One genomic region from Saccharomyces cerevisiae S288C chromosome XI, complete sequence encodes:
- the PTM1 gene encoding Ptm1p (hypothetical protein; copurifies with late Golgi vesicles containing the v-SNARE Tlg2p; PTM1 has a paralog, YHL017W, that arose from the whole genome duplication), which yields MRVYQFCRPFQLFTCFLCYLLVFVKANKEKISQKNYQVCAGMYSKEDWKGKIDPFISFNLKKISGLSDESDPGLVVAIYDFQDFEHLGVQLPDEEMYYICDDYAIDIGICEEENRDEFIVQDVVYDPYTSTNRSLANPIMTFSQNEVGLHDTRYPIKETGFYCVTAFRSSTSTKFNAVVNFRNAYGQLAGTEINKLPLYGLLAVAYVVAMALYSFAFWKHKHELLPLQKYLLAFFVFLTAETIFVWAYYDLKNEKGDTAGIKVYMVFLSILTAGKVTFSFFLLLIIALGYGIVYPKLNKTLMRRCQMYGALTYAICIGFLIQSYLTDMEAPSPLILITLIPMALALIIFYYMIIRSMTKTVIYLKEQRQIVKLNMYKKLLYIIYASFLSVLAGSIVSSFIYVGMNTIDMIEKNWRSRFFVTDFWPTLVYFIVFVTIAFLWRPTDTSYMLAASQQLPTDPENVADFDLGDLQSFDDQDDASIITGERGIDEDDLNLNFTDDEEGHDNVNNHSQGHGPVSPSPTK from the coding sequence ATGAGAGTATATCAGTTTTGCCGACCTTTCCAATTATTCACCTGCTTCTTATGCTACCTTCTAGTGTTCGTAAAAGCTAACAAGGAAAAGATAAGTCAAAAGAATTATCAAGTATGCGCAGGTATGTATTCCAAAGAAGATTGGAAGGGCAAAATAGACCCGTTTATATCATTCAatcttaaaaaaataagtgGATTGAGTGATGAGTCTGATCCAGGCTTAGTCGTTGCAATCTATGATTTCCAAGACTTTGAGCACTTAGGTGTGCAATTGCCGGATGAAGAAATGTATTATATTTGTGATGATTATGCAATTGATATCGGGATTTGTGAAGAGGAGAATCGTGATGAGTTTATTGTTCAAGATGTTGTATATGATCCATATACTTCCACAAATAGATCTTTGGCCAATCCAATCATGACgttttctcaaaatgagGTCGGCCTTCATGATACTAGATACCCAATAAAAGAAACCGGATTTTATTGTGTTACTGCGTTCAGATCATCGACGTCTACCAAGTTCAACGCTGTGGTGAATTTCAGGAATGCTTATGGTCAGCTTGCGGGCACCGAGATCAACAAATTGCCACTATATGGTCTTTTGGCGGTCGCATACGTTGTGGCGATGGCGTTATATTCCTTCGCCTTCTGGAAGCACAAGCATGAATTGTTACCATTACAAAAGTATTTGCTGGccttttttgtatttttaaCCGCAGAAACCATATTTGTATGGGCTTACtatgatttgaaaaatgaaaaaggtGATACTGCGGGAATAAAAGTTTATATGGTGTTCTTGTCGATATTGACGGCTGGTAAAGttacattttcatttttcctATTATTGATTATCGCTTTGGGCTACGGTATCGTGTACCCTAAGTTGAATAAAACGTTGATGAGGCGTTGCCAAATGTATGGTGCGTTAACTTATGCAATTTGCATTGGATTTTTGATCCAAAGTTATTTGACCGACATGGAGGCACCATCTCCACTAATCTTGATCACCTTGATTCCTATGGCGCTTGCATTAATCATATTTTACTACATGATTATTAGATCCATGACAAAAACAGTTATCTATTTGAAAGAGCAAAGGCAGATCGTAAAATTGAACATGTACAAGAAGCTACTATACATCATTTATGCGTCCTTTTTGAGTGTACTAGCTGGTAGTATAGTTTCGTCATTTATTTACGTTGGCATGAACACTATTGATATGATTGAGAAGAACTGGAGGTCAAGGTTCTTCGTTACTGATTTCTGGCCTACGTTAGTGtatttcattgttttcGTTACCATCGCGTTCTTATGGAGACCAACAGATACTTCATACATGCTAGCCGCATCCCAACAACTACCCACAGACCCAGAAAATGTCGCGGACTTTGACTTGGGCGATTTGCAATCGTTTGACGATCAAGATGACGCAAGTATCATCACTGGTGAGCGTGGCATAGACGAGGATGACCtcaatttgaattttactgatgatgaagaaggaCACGATAATGTAAATAACCATAGCCAAGGCCACGGGCCAGTGTCTCCCTCTCCAACAAAATAA